A genomic stretch from Phycisphaerae bacterium includes:
- a CDS encoding site-specific DNA-methyltransferase — protein sequence MNTDLFGHPIANRAPAHGLGLRDHLTFRGNVALGRHGWLRLTPAYSLHLVRELLKQSGPDEFVLDPFSGTGTTPLACASLGIRCHAADINPFLVWLGNLKLTRFDDSVVRAMKSAASRIADKARERGTHSWKPDLHQIEKWWDAPTLHALAALCDAIRNPTRDRVDNVGDLLRVAFCRVMIQNANVSFGHQSMSFKKKDDEAELVTETPTRTANRIADAFVVAANEIADSVGIEPPTADCRVFLGDSRHLPAVLPTSEDRYTAVITSPPYPNRMSYIRELRPYMYWLGYLSDGRAAGELDWKAIGGTWGCATSLLNTWTPNGHGNIPFPHFDRIIREISRSHRLLGRYVHKYFEDIKCHMVGLREVLAPGARCHYIVGNSKFYDTLLPVEGIYAAMFEDAGFVDVSVETIRKRTSKRELYEFVVHAFAP from the coding sequence ATGAACACGGACCTATTTGGCCATCCCATCGCCAACCGCGCGCCCGCACACGGCCTCGGTCTTCGTGACCATCTGACCTTTCGCGGCAATGTCGCACTGGGGCGGCACGGCTGGCTTCGTCTGACCCCCGCGTACTCGCTCCATCTTGTACGCGAGCTACTCAAACAATCCGGCCCGGATGAGTTCGTCCTTGATCCCTTCTCCGGCACCGGCACCACGCCGCTCGCCTGCGCTTCGCTTGGCATCCGCTGCCACGCGGCTGACATCAACCCGTTCCTCGTCTGGCTCGGCAATCTCAAGCTGACACGATTCGACGACAGCGTGGTCCGCGCCATGAAATCGGCGGCCTCACGAATCGCCGACAAGGCCCGCGAGCGAGGCACTCACTCTTGGAAGCCCGACCTTCACCAGATCGAGAAGTGGTGGGATGCTCCCACGCTGCACGCGCTGGCCGCCTTGTGTGACGCGATCCGCAACCCGACGCGCGACCGGGTTGACAACGTCGGCGATCTCTTGCGAGTCGCGTTCTGCCGCGTGATGATCCAGAATGCCAATGTCTCCTTCGGACACCAGTCCATGTCCTTCAAGAAGAAGGACGACGAAGCGGAACTTGTCACTGAGACTCCAACGCGGACGGCCAATCGCATCGCCGACGCCTTCGTGGTCGCAGCTAACGAAATCGCCGACAGTGTGGGCATCGAGCCACCAACCGCCGATTGCCGTGTGTTCCTAGGCGATTCGCGCCACCTCCCCGCAGTTCTCCCCACGAGCGAAGATCGGTATACCGCCGTCATCACATCGCCGCCCTATCCCAACCGTATGTCCTACATTCGCGAGCTTCGTCCGTACATGTACTGGCTTGGCTATCTCTCCGACGGCCGCGCCGCCGGTGAGCTCGATTGGAAGGCCATCGGCGGCACATGGGGCTGCGCTACGAGCCTGCTTAACACCTGGACCCCCAACGGTCACGGCAACATCCCATTCCCGCATTTCGATCGCATCATCCGCGAGATCAGCCGGAGCCACAGGCTACTTGGCCGCTACGTCCACAAGTACTTCGAGGACATCAAATGCCACATGGTGGGCCTGCGCGAAGTGCTTGCTCCCGGCGCTCGCTGCCACTACATCGTCGGCAACTCCAAGTTCTACGACACTTTGCTTCCGGTAGAGGGCATCTACGCAGCGATGTTCGAGGATGCCGGTTTCGTGGATGTGAGCGTTGAAACGATCCGCAAGCGCACATCGAAGAGGGAATTATACGAGTTTGTCGTCCACGCCTTCGCGCCGTGA
- a CDS encoding exo-alpha-sialidase, giving the protein MCSNTLERYVKTSNTLRNFWWLCLVLPVGLAWANSVVAQSLTRPDPADDRPAMQVDPTPAAVNTTPERPEPGGRRGPMSSASDETQMLIGDLTERPRSGWLSDVLVGDPTFDEVEPAMCKSPEGVLFIAVEQYGATYDGWVRVYRSNDGGQTWAWLISFRTGTESRNPSITYAKRASGEKWVFLAYAATMSDSSKQIIVIRFDPSNPSGTWTPVTAATGITGTPDIYPRICTDTLIYDVFYVYVTYSVNAVDYYAVKFTRSLDYGLTYSAPQDITGGAESSSFMSRPDIAYGSAGLFVAFEKAGWTGSAWKTQVWVTRSTNYGGTWSAPIQLTTAEDGAWHPSVAAAVGVSTVMIAFTQPFASQTDIFCAYSTNGGTSFSSGGPLPRTFDDEKTVALSVSDSGGLYHAAFWRAYNIEYTSTDATSPLPWAPVALVNEANWASSAYSRPAICINPTKPKAQEACVAWTDYRGSFYDVYFDAEFRDGACCFPDESCSVMNQTDCIGAGGVWQGSGIACESGLCLIDPCDTDSMAPTAHLTLGDFQCVPAAGITPIVATTTDPEGNLDTWMLEERGMGASPWNLVAMGHTPIVNGVLLNWVPAAPGYRMLRLTALDACGHTSTDVHLMYADQGPQTVLNYPAAGAILGGSAVCIDGLVSHGVCALSWLLEYRPGAGAWTTLANGTSAVLNLPLGQWNTTALADGSYSIRLSATSIGGANSRTVGVTVDNTPPVAVISSPVSCTFVDGVVPIVGTANDANLLGWQLYYAGGDAHGWILINSGTTPVINGVLANWNAAALAPCAYALRLVVTDKSVLDCNSALHNQREYVTLVAVGVGGDCDMNGDGFANGMDVQPFVNCLLTGP; this is encoded by the coding sequence ATGTGCTCGAACACTTTGGAAAGGTATGTGAAGACGAGCAATACCTTGCGAAACTTCTGGTGGCTGTGCCTCGTCTTGCCCGTTGGGTTGGCGTGGGCCAACTCTGTCGTCGCGCAGTCGCTCACCAGACCGGACCCCGCGGACGATCGCCCGGCAATGCAGGTGGATCCGACGCCCGCTGCCGTGAACACGACACCGGAGCGACCCGAGCCCGGCGGCCGACGTGGTCCGATGAGCAGCGCTTCCGATGAAACACAGATGCTCATTGGCGATCTCACAGAGAGACCGCGATCGGGCTGGCTCAGTGACGTTCTCGTGGGAGATCCCACATTCGATGAAGTCGAGCCGGCAATGTGCAAGTCGCCGGAGGGTGTACTGTTCATTGCCGTCGAACAGTACGGTGCGACCTACGACGGCTGGGTGCGGGTCTACCGCTCCAATGATGGCGGTCAGACCTGGGCATGGTTGATAAGTTTCAGGACCGGCACGGAATCCAGAAATCCGTCGATCACCTATGCCAAGCGCGCGTCCGGAGAGAAATGGGTCTTTCTTGCATACGCAGCGACGATGTCCGACTCTTCGAAGCAGATCATCGTGATTCGATTCGACCCAAGCAACCCCTCAGGCACCTGGACGCCGGTGACTGCGGCAACGGGGATCACAGGGACACCGGACATCTACCCCCGCATCTGCACGGATACTCTCATCTACGACGTGTTCTACGTCTATGTCACCTACAGCGTGAACGCCGTCGACTACTACGCCGTCAAGTTCACGCGCAGCCTCGACTACGGCCTGACCTATTCGGCGCCGCAGGATATCACGGGCGGCGCGGAATCTTCGTCGTTCATGAGCCGCCCCGACATCGCATACGGCAGCGCGGGCCTTTTCGTCGCTTTCGAGAAAGCCGGCTGGACGGGAAGCGCCTGGAAGACCCAGGTCTGGGTGACGCGCAGCACCAATTACGGCGGCACCTGGAGCGCCCCCATCCAGCTGACCACGGCCGAGGACGGCGCCTGGCATCCATCGGTTGCCGCGGCCGTCGGCGTTTCGACGGTGATGATCGCCTTCACGCAGCCGTTCGCATCGCAGACCGACATCTTCTGCGCCTACTCGACCAATGGCGGGACGTCCTTCAGTTCCGGCGGTCCGCTGCCACGAACCTTCGACGATGAGAAGACGGTGGCATTGTCCGTCAGCGACAGCGGCGGTCTCTACCACGCCGCGTTCTGGCGTGCGTACAACATCGAATACACCTCCACCGATGCAACCTCACCGCTTCCCTGGGCCCCGGTGGCGCTCGTCAACGAGGCCAACTGGGCGAGTTCGGCCTACAGCCGTCCCGCGATCTGCATCAACCCGACCAAGCCGAAAGCTCAGGAGGCATGCGTCGCGTGGACCGACTACCGCGGATCGTTCTACGACGTGTACTTCGATGCGGAGTTCCGCGACGGCGCTTGCTGCTTCCCCGACGAGTCCTGCTCGGTGATGAATCAGACCGATTGCATTGGCGCGGGTGGAGTCTGGCAGGGCTCGGGCATCGCATGCGAATCGGGCCTGTGTCTCATCGATCCCTGCGACACGGATTCCATGGCGCCCACCGCGCACCTGACCCTGGGGGATTTCCAGTGCGTCCCGGCAGCCGGCATCACGCCGATCGTCGCAACCACAACCGATCCGGAGGGAAATCTGGATACCTGGATGCTCGAGGAACGAGGGATGGGGGCCTCCCCGTGGAACCTGGTTGCCATGGGGCACACCCCGATTGTCAACGGCGTCCTGCTGAACTGGGTCCCCGCCGCACCCGGCTATCGCATGCTGCGACTCACGGCGCTCGACGCCTGCGGGCACACTTCGACCGACGTGCACCTGATGTACGCGGATCAGGGGCCACAGACCGTTCTCAACTATCCCGCCGCGGGCGCGATCCTCGGCGGATCGGCCGTGTGCATCGACGGCCTGGTCTCGCACGGCGTCTGCGCGCTGAGCTGGCTGCTTGAATACCGGCCGGGCGCCGGAGCGTGGACGACCCTGGCAAACGGAACCAGCGCGGTGCTCAACCTGCCGCTGGGGCAATGGAACACCACGGCTCTCGCCGACGGATCCTACTCGATTCGGCTCTCCGCCACGTCGATCGGCGGCGCGAATTCCCGAACGGTGGGCGTCACGGTGGACAACACGCCCCCCGTCGCGGTCATCAGTTCGCCGGTTTCCTGCACCTTCGTCGACGGCGTGGTCCCGATCGTCGGCACGGCGAACGACGCCAATCTCCTGGGCTGGCAGTTGTATTACGCCGGCGGCGATGCCCACGGCTGGATTCTGATCAACAGCGGCACGACGCCCGTCATCAACGGCGTGCTGGCCAACTGGAACGCGGCGGCCCTGGCACCCTGCGCCTATGCCCTGCGGCTGGTCGTCACGGACAAATCGGTCCTCGACTGCAACTCGGCCCTGCATAACCAGCGCGAGTATGTCACCCTCGTGGCTGTCGGCGTGGGCGGCGATTGCGACATGAACGGCGACGGCTTCGCCAACGGAATGGACGTCCAGCCGTTTGTGAACTGCCTGCTGACCGGGCCGTGA
- a CDS encoding TRAM domain-containing protein, translating to MILAVCVVAVEVLIPRKSLQALSGLFFGLIVGLVISYGLNFVLNAMSYAFLPAEYLPVGGVEHPILAVTKVLLGIIVCYYCVSFVLQTKDDIRFVIPYVEFARQVKGGRPIILDTSVIIDGRIAEICDTGIIDTKLVVPRFVLHELQAVADSNDKLKRVRGRRGLDVLNKLQMKEHVDIEILEPTLSKAEAGESVDLKLLALAAQLNGRVATNDYNLNKIGQLRNIDIININDLANALKPIALPGESMSVKIIKPGEEAGQGVGYLDDGTMIVVEGGRERIGEVVSVDVTSVLQTSAGRMIFARLEGAPQPSRGGRRPAGGGSRG from the coding sequence TTGATTCTCGCCGTGTGCGTCGTGGCGGTGGAGGTGCTGATTCCCCGCAAAAGCCTCCAGGCGTTGTCCGGCCTGTTCTTCGGGTTGATCGTCGGGCTGGTGATTTCCTACGGGCTGAATTTCGTGCTGAATGCGATGTCCTACGCGTTTCTGCCGGCCGAGTATCTGCCGGTCGGCGGCGTGGAGCATCCGATCCTCGCGGTCACGAAGGTTCTGCTGGGCATCATCGTCTGCTACTACTGCGTCAGCTTCGTGCTTCAGACCAAGGACGACATCCGGTTCGTCATCCCCTATGTTGAATTCGCCCGGCAGGTCAAGGGCGGCCGGCCGATCATCCTGGACACCTCCGTCATCATCGACGGCCGGATCGCGGAGATCTGCGACACCGGCATCATCGACACGAAGCTGGTGGTCCCGCGATTCGTGCTGCACGAGCTTCAGGCCGTGGCGGACTCGAATGACAAACTCAAGCGCGTCCGCGGGCGGCGCGGGCTGGACGTGCTGAACAAGCTTCAGATGAAGGAGCATGTTGACATCGAGATCCTGGAGCCGACGCTGTCGAAGGCCGAGGCGGGCGAATCGGTCGACCTGAAGCTGCTGGCGCTGGCGGCGCAGCTCAACGGCCGGGTGGCGACGAACGACTACAATCTGAACAAGATCGGCCAGTTGCGGAATATTGACATCATCAACATCAACGACCTGGCCAACGCCCTCAAGCCGATCGCCCTGCCGGGGGAGAGCATGAGCGTCAAGATCATCAAGCCCGGCGAGGAGGCCGGGCAGGGCGTCGGCTATCTCGACGACGGGACGATGATCGTCGTCGAGGGCGGGCGGGAGCGGATCGGCGAGGTGGTGTCCGTCGATGTCACGAGCGTGCTCCAGACCTCGGCGGGGCGGATGATCTTCGCCCGCCTGGAAGGTGCGCCGCAGCCCTCTCGCGGGGGGCGTCGTCCGGCCGGCGGGGGATCGCGGGGTTAG
- a CDS encoding tetratricopeptide repeat protein produces MKSRLDDSRANAAGTRRAVPAAPRGSIATKAMLMGMIVLSIPGALDIPLKRSAQAEPRAVAAALSAAEDLRQTAARLIAEEKIDAALEAAQRALQANPADDRVREEFVALHLALARRLVADERFALAEKTLEAAERAQPSDPEPRDLLHRIAAGRAAAPVRVETARKWLALEWYEPAFVTFRQAVALVPSHRREWLSSFYQASIGAGDDEYITKNFHTAAFHYDAALKLGDELGLAPTAALLDRWLQCLAHALARDIDRTIYPPEFWKLSLQRAATVGGTSPGSDRMLAVLRGLAYENLGEPGRAANEYARFLGRPATESAAAAQDLRNQVMASLRQRYDIDSCGRRRGFWQHADPGEPRVLPSDRFRIHHRNERVAELVAEAVRFHFARIADLLSLDIGEIPWQAPCDIFIHVDARSFREALGHGRDVRAASVIDSSGRRLVRHEIHLYQQDPMMLSASLSHELAHLMIAARNEYRPMPAVISEGLALHVEPKCRRRQFARLFHDLPRPRKLGLLLNISQTHPPEAEFYCEAYQFVDVLASRGGLGRVLEINDKEASLAQLTRLFQFASSADLEAAYLANWPGVKSEQPR; encoded by the coding sequence ATGAAATCCCGGCTTGATGACAGCCGTGCGAATGCAGCGGGCACGCGCCGCGCAGTTCCGGCCGCGCCGCGTGGCTCGATCGCCACGAAGGCGATGCTCATGGGCATGATCGTGCTGTCCATTCCCGGCGCGCTCGATATCCCGTTGAAACGGTCCGCTCAGGCTGAACCGCGGGCCGTCGCCGCCGCACTATCCGCCGCCGAGGATCTGCGTCAAACAGCGGCCCGACTGATCGCCGAGGAAAAAATCGACGCGGCGCTTGAGGCCGCTCAGCGCGCGCTTCAGGCCAACCCCGCGGACGATCGAGTCCGTGAGGAGTTCGTCGCCCTACACCTGGCGCTTGCACGACGACTTGTCGCCGACGAGCGGTTCGCGCTGGCGGAAAAAACGCTCGAGGCGGCCGAGCGGGCTCAACCCTCCGACCCTGAGCCTCGTGATCTGCTTCACCGCATCGCCGCGGGTCGCGCCGCCGCGCCCGTGCGCGTGGAGACGGCTCGAAAATGGCTCGCGCTCGAATGGTATGAGCCGGCGTTTGTCACGTTTCGACAGGCAGTGGCTCTCGTACCCAGCCACCGCCGGGAATGGCTTTCGAGTTTTTACCAGGCGTCCATCGGTGCGGGCGATGACGAATACATCACCAAGAACTTTCACACAGCCGCATTCCACTATGACGCGGCCCTGAAACTCGGGGATGAACTCGGCCTGGCACCGACAGCCGCCCTGCTCGATCGCTGGCTTCAATGCCTCGCGCACGCCCTGGCCCGCGACATCGATCGCACGATCTATCCGCCGGAATTCTGGAAACTCTCGCTGCAACGAGCCGCGACCGTCGGCGGCACATCGCCCGGGTCAGACAGAATGCTCGCCGTGCTGAGGGGACTGGCTTATGAAAACCTTGGCGAGCCGGGACGAGCCGCCAATGAATACGCCCGTTTCCTGGGACGCCCCGCGACCGAATCGGCGGCCGCCGCGCAGGACCTGCGGAACCAGGTGATGGCATCGCTGCGACAGCGATATGACATCGATTCCTGCGGACGGCGGCGCGGATTCTGGCAACACGCCGACCCAGGCGAGCCACGCGTGCTTCCGAGCGATCGGTTCCGAATCCATCATCGCAATGAACGAGTGGCCGAACTCGTCGCGGAAGCGGTTCGGTTCCACTTCGCCCGAATTGCGGATCTGCTGTCGCTTGATATCGGAGAGATTCCATGGCAGGCGCCGTGCGACATTTTCATTCATGTCGACGCGCGATCATTCCGCGAAGCCCTCGGCCACGGAAGGGACGTGCGGGCGGCCAGCGTGATCGATTCGAGCGGACGACGCCTCGTGCGGCATGAAATACACCTGTACCAGCAGGATCCGATGATGCTGTCGGCGTCGCTTTCGCACGAGTTGGCGCATCTGATGATCGCCGCTCGAAACGAATATCGCCCGATGCCCGCCGTCATCAGTGAGGGGCTCGCGCTTCACGTGGAGCCGAAATGTCGACGGCGACAATTTGCGAGGCTGTTCCATGATCTTCCACGTCCGCGAAAGCTCGGGCTTCTTCTGAACATCAGCCAGACTCACCCGCCGGAAGCGGAATTCTACTGTGAAGCCTACCAGTTCGTGGATGTTCTGGCATCGCGGGGCGGACTGGGCCGCGTGCTGGAGATTAACGACAAAGAGGCCAGCCTGGCGCAGCTCACCCGGCTCTTCCAGTTTGCCTCGTCCGCCGATTTGGAAGCTGCCTATCTCGCGAATTGGCCCGGCGTTAAAAGCGAGCAACCCCGTTAA